Proteins from a single region of Thunnus albacares chromosome 14, fThuAlb1.1, whole genome shotgun sequence:
- the LOC122997401 gene encoding uncharacterized protein LOC122997401 — protein sequence MDLELLLNASDEDSFEVPESPGVRSFRQPRLRSSVSLIPASRPSSSVDDGIVEPSIPSGSRGRSRTRRPKEATYSRRSLQPRSRSRSPPKRSSHRAQRSPRLRCTDRSSAPNMSEWTVARLKHFLSQNNIPFHRTDNKARLFQLYTNSLKDSTLSRPSSHDLPGSRRRARDDVHDVTARRSATRTPSSSATSASLVQSASNPMQALSAPQPFPPPTFSSAALTSHAYTFHQPSIPSSSSAPISAAPSLPAIPAAPPPAPTTAAAQTAQTTVGPSSSTSYTQPVPPLPSFHPPCLLPYPPAPHDPHSSITRTTAPAPPYPTALHTASLGLFLAPTPPSSSYTLATAQPPVRPLASARPSPVSPTLRQQILTGNYIDLAQLIHPTSINPHIPRELLTLFGPSELKQPLPARSKDLTVAEFAFAFSLYRDIICSAFPDRRSELDDYLSLILDLALRFGGNGFYTYHILFASQAAGRLQQFNQGTYWGTLDHELYCQVFAACASPHCETCGAPSHPAAACTLSAPLPRASVTDKQSPATPHYLPSVAPPPSITPKPALDHPSILGPLPKGTDRRGRPVLYQGGRMICNNFNDLSCSSSSCKFLHTCSFCGGAHARATCPHNPTKQQLCKHLNTPVNINALATALQNHPDTQFVNFLIQGFTYGFHPGLQAMPESTHICNNLQSALSEPTTVDRLLQKEVDDAFMIGPFSSPPFPSFRVSPIGVATRKYSGKKRLIIDLSSPHGSTVPSINSLIPSLDFSMQYATIDHAISLIRLAGQGAWLSKADITSAFKVLPIHPDYWHLFGVSWKGAYYFAVRLTFGCKSSPKIFDSLSEALCWILSNNYKLPYVIHLLDDFLTVTPPSSPPSYGLTTMISAFTDLGVPLSPEKTEGPSTSLEFLGITLNSITLQASLPTEKLHRISLLIQNFLMANTCTKRQLLSLLGHFNYATRIIPQGRSFLSHLLSIATAVPSIHDHVTLDSARKMELKMWHQFLSSWNGISFFYDVHVTDANDIQLYTDAAPSVGFGGYYGGRWFSAEWPPDFSSLAPSSTIAEMYPIVIAAILWGHEWSKKTIAIHSDNSAVVDILNKGRSHNLDIMQFVCKLTLVSAQHQFIIRALHIPGHKNAIADSLSRFMFQKFRLLAPASNPLPTPVPPFSATIYN from the coding sequence ATGGACCTCGAACTGCTCCTCAACGCTTCGGACGAGGACTCGTTCGAAGTCCCGGAGTCCCCCGGCGTCCGATCTTTCCGGCAGCCTCGCCTGCGCTCCTCGGTTTCCCTCATCCCGGCCTCTCGGCCCTCATCCTCCGTCGACGACGGTATCGTCGAGCCCTCGATCCCCAGCGGCTCCAGGGGAAGGTCCCGTACTCGGCGTCCGAAGGAAGCTACTTATTCCCGACGCTCACTCCAGCCTCGCTCGAGATCCCGGAGCCCGCCCAAGAGGAGCAGCCACCGCGCGCAGCGCTCTCCTCGCCTCCGGTGTACGGACCGCTCCTCGGCCCCAAACATGTCCGAGTGGACCGTCGCTCGCTTAAAGCATTTCCTCAGCCAAAATAACATTCCTTTCCACCGCACCGACAACAAGGCAAGACTGTTTCAATTATACACAAACTCCCTGAAGGACAGCACTCTCTCCCGTCCATCTTCCCACGATCTTCCGGGTTCCCGACGTCGCGCGCGCGACGACGTCCATGACGTCACGGCACGTCGCTCCGCCACACGCACACCTTCCTCCTCAGCAACCTCAGCCTCCCTAGTGCAGTCCGCTTCTAACCCCATGCAGGCGCTCTCTGCTCCACAGCCATTTCCTCCTCCCACTTTCTCTTCAGCTGCACTTACATCCCACGCATATACATTCCATCAACCCAgcatcccttcctcctcttcggCTCCTATCTCTGCTGCTCCTTCCCTCCCGGCCATCCCAGCTGCTCCTCCACCCGCACCAACCACGGCAGCCGCTCAGACAGCACAAACAACAGTGGGCCCCAGCAGCTCCACGAGTTACACCCAAcctgttcctcctcttccttcttttcaCCCTCCCTGTCTCCTCCCCTACCCCCCGGCTCCCCACGACCCGCACTCTAGCATTACCCGTACCACAGCACCTGCACCTCCTTATCCTACGGCCTTACACACGGCCAGCCTCGGCCTTTTCCTGGCTCCCACACCTCCATCCAGCAGCTACACCCTGGCCACCGCCCAGCCACCAGTGCGCCCCCTAGCATCCGCCCGGCCCTCCCCCGTGTCTCCCACCCTCAGGCAGCAGATCCTAACCGGTAATTACATTGATCTCGCTCAACTCATTCACCCTACATCAATTAATCCTCACATCCCCAGGGAACTGCTCACCTTATTCGGCCCCTCGGAACTTAAACAGCCACTTCCTGCTCGCTCCAAGGACCTCACAGTCGCCGAGTTCGCTTTTGCATTCTCATTGTATAGAGACATAATTTGTTCAGCCTTCCCCGACCGCAGGTCCGAGCTCGATGATTACTTGTCATTAATTCTCGACCTGGCCTTGCGTTTCGGCGGCAACGGTTTCTATACCTACCATATCCTCTTCGCCTCCCAAGCCGCCGGTCGCCTCCAACAGTTCAACCAGGGCACGTACTGGGGAACATTGGACCACGAGCTATACTGCCAAGTTTTCGCAGCTTGCGCTTCTCCGCACTGCGAAACGTGCGGCGCCCCTTCCCATCCCGCCGCAGCATGCACCCTCTCCGCCCCCCTGCCCCGCGCCTCGGTAACAGACAAGCAAAGCCCAGCCACGCCACACTACTTGCCATCGGTGGCTCCCCCACCATCCATCACCCCCAAACCTGCCTTAGATCACCCGTCCATCCTCGGCCCCCTCCCCAAAGGCACGGACAGGAGAGGGAGACCTGTCCTCTACCAGGGAGGACGGATGATCTGCAATAACTTCAACGACCTCAgttgcagctcctccagctgcaaATTCCTCCACACTTGTTCATTCTGCGGGGGAGCCCACGCCAGAGCCACATGCCCACACAACCCGACAAAGCAACAGCTGTGTAAGCATCTCAATACCCCCGTTAACATCAACGCCCTAGCCACCGCCCTACAAAACCATCCAGACACCCAGTTCGTCAACTTCCTCATTCAGGGCTTCACTTACGGTTTCCATCCGGGTCTGCAGGCCATGCCTGAGTCCACTCACATATGCAACAACTTGCAATCAGCCCTGTCTGAACCCACCACAGTTGACAGACTACTGCAAAAAGAAGTTGATGACGCCTTCATGATTGGCCCTTTCTCCAGCCCCCCTTTCCCGTCTTTCAGAGTCAGCCCAATCGGAGTGGCAACCAGGAAGTACTCTGGGAAAAAGAGGCTCATCATCGACCTCTCGTCCCCCCACGGTTCCACTGTTCCAAGCATTAACAGCCTGATTCCCAGCCTGGACTTTTCCATGCAATACGCCACCATAGACCACGCCATTTCCCTCATCCGACTCGCGGGCCAGGGAGCATGGTTGTCCAAGGCGGACATCACAAGCGCCTTCAAAGTCCTCCCCATCCACCCCGACTACTGGCACCTCTTCGGGGTCTCCTGGAAGGGCGCATACTATTTTGCCGTGCGTCTAACCTTCGGCTGCAAGAGCAGCCCAAAAATTTTCGACTCATTGTCCGAAGCCCTCTGCTGGATTCTTTCCAACAATTATAAACTCCCATACGTCATCCACCTACTTGACGACTTCCTCACGGTCACGCCACCGTCTTCGCCCCCGTCATACGGTCTCACCACAATGATTTCCGCATTCACTGATCTTGGCGTTCCCCTGtctccagagaaaacagaaggccCAAGCACATCCTTGGAATTCCTCGGCATCACCCTCAACTCCATTACACTCCAAGCATCTCTGCCTACTGAGAAACTCCACCGCATTTCTCTACTCATTCAAAACTTTCTCATGGCCAACACATGCACCAAACGTCAATTACTCTCTCTGCTGGGCCATTTCAACTACGCCACCCGCATCATCCCTCAGGGCCGATCTTTCTTGTCACACCTTCTCTCCATAGCCACCGCCGTCCCATCCATCCACGACCACGTCACGCTAGACAGCGCGCGCAAGATGGAACTAAAAATGTGGCACCAGTTCCTCTCTTCCTGGAACGGCATCTCCTTCTTTTACGACGTCCACGTTACAGACGCCAATGACATCCAGCTGTACACCGACGCCGCCCCTTCAGTCGGCTTCGGTGGTTACTACGGCGGCAGATGGTTCTCCGCCGAATGGCCACCCGACTTCTCTTCCCTGGCCCCTTCCTCCACCATTGCGGAAATGTACCCGATTGTCATCGCTGCCATTCTTTGGGGGCATGAATGGTCCAAAAAGACCATCGCCATCCACTCTGACAACAGCGCCGTCGTCGACATCCTCAACAAAGGCCGGTCACACAATCTGGACATCATGCAGTTCGTGTGCAAGCTCACATTGGTTTCAGCCCAGCACCAGTTCATCATCCGTGCACTCCACATTCCAGGCCATAAAAACGCAATCGCCGATTCACTCTCCCGTTTCATGTTTCAGAAATTCAGACTACTAGCTCCAGCCTCCAACCCTCTTCCAACTCCAGTCCCACCGTTTTCAGCCACAATCTACAACTGA